From Denitrovibrio acetiphilus DSM 12809, the proteins below share one genomic window:
- a CDS encoding response regulator transcription factor, whose product MNKRILIIEDEEQIALLLKDYLSQAGFEAHMHGTGKGALETVEKISPDAVILDIMLPEVDGLDICRGIRKKSALPIIMLTAKVEEIDRLIGLELGADDYICKPFSPREVVARLKAVLRRTSPEKPVQSISIGSLTIYPELYKVSAGGEDIVLTRSEFMLLLTMAKHPGVVYSRSDLISSVHGYEFEGYERTVDSHIKNLRKKLSEFVNDNIIHTIYGVGYKIEV is encoded by the coding sequence ATGAACAAAAGAATTCTGATTATTGAGGACGAGGAACAGATCGCCCTCCTGTTAAAAGATTATCTGTCACAGGCAGGTTTTGAAGCTCATATGCATGGTACAGGCAAGGGAGCTCTAGAGACCGTCGAAAAGATTTCCCCTGATGCTGTGATACTTGATATCATGCTTCCGGAAGTGGATGGTCTCGATATATGCCGTGGTATAAGGAAAAAATCAGCTTTGCCGATAATTATGCTCACTGCAAAGGTTGAAGAGATAGACAGGCTTATCGGGCTGGAGCTTGGTGCTGATGACTACATATGTAAACCTTTCAGCCCCAGAGAAGTTGTTGCGAGACTGAAAGCTGTTCTGCGCCGGACAAGTCCAGAAAAACCTGTTCAGTCGATCAGCATCGGCAGCCTTACAATTTACCCTGAACTGTATAAAGTATCTGCTGGCGGAGAGGACATTGTTCTGACCAGAAGCGAATTTATGCTTCTTCTTACTATGGCGAAACATCCGGGAGTTGTTTATTCCCGTTCTGACCTTATTTCCAGTGTGCACGGGTACGAGTTTGAAGGTTATGAGCGTACAGTGGACAGTCATATAAAAAACCTTCGCAAAAAGCTTTCAGAATTCGTTAATGACAACATTATCCATACGATATATGGGGTAGGGTATAAAATAGAAGTTTAG
- a CDS encoding ATP-binding protein — MKKLKFKLFYKFFGIIFLSILLSLLTAAVTIGYFGKKNFHRYLEKTKVKEFSTLAVNIGKYYEAHGSLEKLISKEVPLHIAFMAGDREMAKDLGSPDAMEAMPRFPKEHEVFTFYDTDMRYLAGGQYPPEDMHIFPVVADNKPVAYFGVLKFRKLPPNPFAEKFLESQIYLLMITTLIVMVLATLTALWLTRNMLAPLRELNIATRRVAERDFDVDVEIGSNDELADLADNFNVMTNTLKEYELSQARWISDISHELRTPLSVILGSIEAIQDGVRKPDFETIESVYQNTIRMKRLVNELHDITLAESGVMHLQKVSVDIAHELASLLDFYEVRLAEFRFSISFESYDEDIMVQVDLVRLNQVFINILENAIKYAKSPGVLYVQCVVDGDDVLISFEDTGPGVSEEHLPRLFDRLYRVDSSRSRATGGSGLGLSICKYIIENHGGSVSACKGKKGGLRLEIRLPLEK, encoded by the coding sequence GTGAAAAAATTGAAATTCAAGCTTTTTTATAAATTTTTCGGAATAATTTTTCTGTCAATTTTGCTCAGTCTGCTCACTGCTGCTGTCACAATAGGTTATTTTGGCAAAAAAAACTTTCACAGATATCTTGAAAAAACAAAAGTTAAAGAATTCAGTACTCTTGCTGTAAATATAGGCAAATATTATGAGGCTCATGGAAGTCTTGAAAAGCTTATAAGTAAAGAAGTTCCTCTTCACATTGCTTTTATGGCAGGCGACAGAGAGATGGCAAAGGATCTTGGTTCTCCTGATGCTATGGAGGCAATGCCGAGATTTCCTAAAGAACATGAGGTTTTTACTTTTTATGATACGGATATGAGATATCTTGCCGGCGGGCAGTATCCTCCTGAGGATATGCATATATTTCCAGTTGTAGCAGACAATAAGCCTGTTGCTTATTTTGGCGTACTTAAGTTCAGAAAATTACCTCCTAACCCGTTTGCAGAGAAATTTCTTGAAAGTCAGATTTACCTTCTGATGATTACAACGCTTATAGTCATGGTTCTCGCCACACTCACAGCTTTATGGCTTACACGTAACATGCTGGCTCCCCTCCGAGAGCTTAATATAGCCACAAGGCGGGTTGCTGAAAGGGATTTTGATGTTGATGTTGAGATAGGTTCTAATGACGAACTTGCTGATCTTGCAGATAACTTTAATGTGATGACAAATACTCTGAAAGAATATGAGCTGAGTCAGGCAAGGTGGATATCCGATATTTCTCATGAACTGAGGACACCTCTATCTGTTATTCTAGGCAGTATAGAGGCGATACAAGATGGTGTCAGGAAACCCGATTTTGAAACGATAGAGTCTGTATATCAGAATACTATACGTATGAAAAGGCTTGTAAATGAGCTGCACGATATCACTCTTGCCGAGTCAGGAGTGATGCATTTACAGAAAGTCAGCGTAGATATTGCACACGAACTTGCCAGCCTTCTTGATTTTTATGAAGTACGTCTTGCGGAGTTTCGGTTCAGTATTTCGTTTGAATCTTATGATGAAGATATTATGGTTCAGGTTGATTTAGTGCGTCTTAATCAGGTTTTCATAAATATTCTGGAGAATGCCATAAAATATGCGAAAAGTCCGGGGGTTCTTTATGTTCAGTGTGTTGTTGACGGTGATGATGTTTTAATTTCTTTTGAAGACACTGGACCCGGTGTGAGTGAGGAGCATCTTCCACGTCTTTTTGACAGGCTTTACCGTGTTGATTCTTCCAGAAGCCGTGCCACTGGAGGCAGCGGACTTGGACTTTCTATATGTAAATATATTATTGAAAATCACGGCGGCAGTGTGTCCGCATGTAAAGGGAAAAAGGGCGGGCTGAGACTTGAGATCAGACTGCCTCTGGAGAAATAA
- a CDS encoding EF-hand domain-containing protein: MMYISQADSYSYYYQSTAASASNSTKSEKSSSGDFFSAVDTSQDGSVDQSELTTLMSNLAEETGQSINVEEQFSEYDADGDGTYTSEELKSFMDANRPEPSDMAELESVDDTAEKMGAGGRLLHHQAVLKKRMMIPSQ; encoded by the coding sequence ATGATGTATATCAGTCAGGCAGACAGTTACAGTTATTACTATCAGAGCACGGCAGCGAGCGCTAGCAATTCCACTAAATCAGAGAAGTCTTCATCAGGAGATTTCTTCAGCGCAGTTGATACCAGTCAGGACGGAAGTGTCGATCAATCTGAACTGACAACTCTGATGAGTAATCTGGCAGAGGAAACAGGACAAAGTATAAACGTTGAAGAACAATTCTCGGAATACGACGCAGACGGAGACGGAACATATACCAGCGAAGAGCTGAAAAGCTTTATGGATGCAAACAGACCGGAACCGTCAGATATGGCAGAGCTTGAAAGTGTTGATGATACTGCTGAGAAAATGGGAGCGGGGGGCCGCCTCCTCCACCACCAAGCAGTTCTGAAGAAGAGGATGATGATACCCTCACAATAG
- a CDS encoding GIY-YIG nuclease family protein has protein sequence MKKIKESITTEKGVYVLFLECNRNLTVRVGSFGELAVKPGIYAYVGSAFGGGGLKSRLGRHFKTAKKCRWHIDYIRRHMRAKAVWYTNEGVDAEHRTARRFIEGGAEIPMKGFGSSDCSCISHLFYMESIPEPFLPFSVEIS, from the coding sequence ATGAAAAAGATAAAAGAGAGTATCACCACCGAAAAAGGGGTCTATGTATTATTTCTGGAATGTAATAGAAATCTGACCGTTCGGGTGGGGAGTTTCGGTGAACTTGCGGTTAAGCCCGGTATTTACGCTTATGTCGGCAGTGCTTTTGGAGGCGGCGGGCTGAAAAGCAGACTGGGCAGACATTTTAAAACAGCAAAGAAATGCAGGTGGCATATAGATTACATTCGCCGACATATGCGGGCAAAAGCTGTCTGGTATACCAATGAAGGTGTCGATGCGGAGCACAGAACTGCCCGGAGGTTTATTGAAGGCGGTGCAGAGATACCTATGAAAGGGTTCGGTTCCAGTGACTGTAGCTGCATAAGTCATCTTTTTTATATGGAAAGCATTCCTGAGCCGTTTCTTCCGTTTTCGGTCGAAATATCATAA